The proteins below are encoded in one region of Clostridia bacterium:
- a CDS encoding ABC transporter permease, with protein sequence MPIATTEHKKIEETTYPVRRNGRFSGFNHLLVARMKELKREPEVIFWVFVFPLLLAFGLGVAFRNKPADVPAVAIVNGATSQHAVELIQRSGTPIHADVLNESEARKRFRLGKYALVITANADGSFQYLYDPGRPESVLARVQVENAIQSGAGRANPLRTIATESSEPGARYIDFLIPGLLGMNLMNSGMWGIGFALVEMRQRKLLKRYLATPMRRSDFLLALTSSRLVLMLVEVGLLLGFGILFFQMRMLGSLLSVLVLGTIGALSFAGLGLLTASRAQKIESVSGLINLVMMPMWIFSGVFFSYERFPAAAQPFIKALPLTAANDALRAIILEGAPLLSQSRELLVLLLWGGISFFLALRWFRWT encoded by the coding sequence ATGCCGATAGCGACGACTGAACACAAGAAAATCGAAGAGACCACTTACCCTGTGCGGCGCAACGGGCGCTTCTCCGGCTTCAACCATCTGCTGGTTGCGCGCATGAAGGAGCTGAAGCGCGAACCGGAAGTGATCTTCTGGGTCTTCGTTTTTCCTCTGCTACTTGCTTTTGGTCTGGGGGTCGCGTTCCGCAACAAGCCCGCCGACGTTCCTGCAGTCGCCATCGTCAATGGCGCGACATCGCAGCACGCGGTAGAGCTTATCCAGCGGTCGGGCACGCCGATTCATGCGGACGTGCTGAACGAGTCCGAGGCGCGAAAGCGCTTCCGGCTTGGCAAGTACGCACTCGTCATCACGGCAAATGCGGACGGAAGCTTCCAGTATCTTTACGATCCCGGTCGTCCGGAGAGCGTGTTGGCGCGGGTGCAGGTGGAAAATGCCATACAGAGCGGCGCGGGACGCGCCAACCCCTTGCGAACTATCGCTACCGAGAGCAGCGAGCCCGGAGCGAGATATATTGACTTCCTGATTCCGGGCCTGCTCGGCATGAATCTCATGAATTCCGGCATGTGGGGCATCGGTTTCGCCTTGGTCGAGATGCGCCAGCGCAAGCTGCTAAAGCGTTATCTTGCCACGCCAATGCGGCGCAGCGACTTCCTGCTCGCGCTGACCAGCAGTCGCCTTGTCCTCATGCTTGTCGAAGTGGGCTTGCTGCTAGGCTTCGGCATCCTGTTCTTCCAAATGCGCATGCTTGGGTCGCTGCTGAGCGTACTCGTTCTCGGCACCATCGGCGCGCTCTCATTCGCCGGACTCGGGTTGCTCACCGCGAGCCGCGCACAGAAGATCGAGAGCGTCAGCGGATTGATCAACCTTGTCATGATGCCGATGTGGATATTCTCCGGCGTGTTCTTTTCTTACGAGCGTTTCCCGGCGGCTGCGCAGCCATTCATCAAGGCCCTGCCTCTCACGGCCGCCAATGATGCCTTGCGCGCGATCATTTTGGAAGGCGCGCCTTTGCTTTCACAGAGCAGGGAACTGCTGGTGCTCCTACTCTGGGGCGGAATATCCTTCTTCCTGGCCTTGCGCTGGTTCCGCTGGACATAG
- a CDS encoding putative zinc-binding protein, which produces MRTAEYEAVMIQKTSKACSLCEDYAQRQASKPIVVMSCEGGCLRGEVARRAANILCSQLAPEKTARLCLGGAFTKDTGQRALARNATRILAIEGCLIECATRMMKGVIPSLEPEVIIADRLYDFDRKLFGIEEMPEFELNEHARALANTIAVRL; this is translated from the coding sequence ATGCGTACTGCAGAGTACGAGGCGGTAATGATTCAGAAGACCAGTAAAGCCTGCTCGTTGTGTGAGGATTATGCCCAGAGGCAGGCGTCAAAACCGATAGTCGTCATGTCTTGCGAGGGCGGTTGCCTGCGAGGGGAGGTTGCACGGCGAGCGGCGAACATCCTCTGCTCGCAATTAGCCCCAGAAAAGACGGCACGCCTGTGCCTAGGCGGCGCTTTCACCAAAGACACCGGCCAGCGTGCACTGGCACGGAATGCAACTCGTATCCTCGCCATCGAGGGCTGCTTGATCGAGTGTGCCACGCGCATGATGAAGGGCGTTATTCCGAGCCTGGAGCCCGAGGTCATCATTGCGGACCGGTTGTACGACTTCGATCGAAAGCTCTTCGGCATTGAGGAGATGCCAGAGTTTGAACTTAACGAGCACGCACGGGCGCTAGCCAACACAATCGCGGTGAGGCTCTGA
- a CDS encoding type I restriction-modification enzyme R subunit C-terminal domain-containing protein — MSHELDADGKQLKVVKFTDYTGEKVRTLYQSAESLRQKWASATQRSEIVTALEDRGIDIDRVRLETKQPDADAFDLLCHLAFNAPLRTRRERVERLRKDRKDFFDRYAPHARATLDELLEKYAEHGTSEFLIPDVLKVPPISDHGNVMEIAALFGGSDQLRNAVVQMQSLLYAS; from the coding sequence TTGTCACATGAACTCGATGCCGATGGTAAGCAGCTCAAGGTTGTAAAGTTCACCGACTACACCGGCGAGAAAGTTCGCACGCTCTATCAGTCCGCGGAGTCATTGCGCCAGAAGTGGGCAAGCGCTACGCAGCGAAGTGAGATCGTCACTGCGCTGGAAGATCGGGGCATTGATATTGATCGAGTCCGGCTTGAGACGAAACAGCCGGATGCGGACGCTTTCGACTTGCTCTGTCACTTGGCTTTCAATGCACCGCTTCGCACACGGCGTGAACGCGTTGAGCGGCTACGAAAAGATCGCAAGGATTTCTTTGATCGCTACGCCCCCCATGCGCGGGCCACCTTGGACGAACTCCTGGAGAAATACGCCGAGCACGGTACCAGTGAGTTCCTGATCCCCGACGTCCTCAAGGTTCCACCCATCTCTGACCATGGCAATGTGATGGAAATCGCTGCGCTATTCGGTGGTTCAGATCAACTTCGTAATGCGGTCGTTCAGATGCAATCCCTGTTATACGCGTCATAG
- a CDS encoding type II restriction endonuclease, producing the protein MSSTASTSAAIQILISRWREDPDATYQTWFLWPERLKNFRSIRRGIEQVIAEIKSDRFGTAYRGSSLETVVKSIAEQRQIFKGADHPFLWKPKLRIPDIYESRANQLAFGQFLDTCMCCNTEAQLVSAVHRLDQQAIKGLGPAAANLMYFLHPTIMPPFNTAIVNGYNALTGAKVKLGNWGEYLAMRTGILRIVEEHRALLSNDLGAVGGLLFDIGQERYAPPPIGKDEQQRAKWESDLAIVRELSAKERKAADEAREGDRTHTEIQGWLRDLGRALGFAVWVAANDRSRTYLAGKLSDNCLTKLPVSVLGGGDAVALIDVIWFTSEGVPAAAFEVEHTTSIYSGIVRLLDLARGSDNEPAVPLFLVAPDNRESEVREQLRRPAFRMTTSNLRLRYLRYGELEKNREAISRFGSGLRPIELIAKDLTYCQYSGQRETS; encoded by the coding sequence ATGAGCTCGACTGCTTCAACCAGTGCCGCGATTCAGATTCTGATCTCCCGCTGGCGGGAAGATCCGGATGCCACATATCAAACCTGGTTTTTATGGCCAGAACGCCTGAAGAACTTCCGGTCAATACGACGCGGCATAGAACAGGTCATCGCCGAAATTAAGAGCGACAGGTTCGGAACAGCCTATCGGGGATCCTCACTAGAGACCGTGGTCAAATCTATCGCCGAGCAACGGCAAATCTTTAAGGGAGCAGATCATCCCTTTCTCTGGAAGCCCAAGCTTCGCATTCCAGATATTTACGAGTCACGTGCCAACCAACTCGCATTCGGCCAGTTCCTTGATACCTGTATGTGCTGCAACACGGAGGCACAATTGGTCTCAGCCGTTCATCGGCTCGATCAACAAGCCATCAAGGGCCTCGGACCTGCTGCCGCAAACCTCATGTATTTTCTTCATCCCACAATTATGCCGCCGTTTAATACTGCGATTGTTAATGGGTATAACGCGCTGACTGGGGCAAAGGTGAAGCTCGGGAACTGGGGCGAGTACCTGGCAATGAGAACCGGCATTCTGCGAATCGTCGAAGAACACCGTGCCTTACTGTCCAATGACCTCGGAGCCGTAGGCGGGCTGCTCTTCGATATTGGGCAGGAGCGCTATGCTCCCCCTCCAATTGGAAAGGACGAACAGCAACGGGCCAAGTGGGAAAGCGACCTTGCGATCGTGCGCGAACTCAGCGCCAAGGAGAGGAAGGCCGCAGACGAAGCAAGAGAAGGAGATCGTACGCACACTGAGATTCAAGGATGGCTTCGCGACCTTGGGCGAGCGCTTGGTTTCGCTGTTTGGGTTGCTGCGAATGACCGTTCGCGAACGTATCTCGCGGGCAAGTTATCGGACAATTGCCTGACTAAACTCCCGGTATCGGTTCTTGGAGGGGGCGATGCAGTGGCCTTGATTGATGTAATTTGGTTTACATCGGAGGGTGTTCCGGCTGCGGCATTTGAAGTTGAGCACACGACTTCAATCTATTCTGGGATCGTGCGACTTCTCGATCTCGCCCGGGGCTCCGACAACGAACCCGCGGTACCGCTATTTCTTGTAGCCCCTGACAACCGGGAAAGTGAAGTGCGAGAACAACTGCGGAGACCGGCATTCCGCATGACGACGTCCAACCTTCGTCTTCGGTATCTTCGATACGGAGAACTCGAGAAGAACCGAGAGGCCATTAGTCGGTTTGGCAGCGGTTTACGACCAATTGAACTGATCGCAAAGGACCTAACTTATTGCCAGTATTCAGGCCAGCGCGAGACTAGTTGA
- the hmgA gene encoding homogentisate 1,2-dioxygenase codes for MSKAEADGVQYLSGFGNEFATEALAGALPVGQNSPQQAPFGLYVEQLSGTPFTAPRVSNRRTWLYRIRPSVMHPPYQPIQSRLLRSTPFDEAVTSPNQLRWNPLPIPQEATDFVDGLTTVAGNGDLSAHSGVAIHIYVANRSMTDRFFYDADGELLIVPQLGQLVIHSEMGKIAVSPGEICVVQRGIKFRVELIDSEARGYVCENYGALLRLPDMGPIGANGLANPRDFQTPVAAYEDREGDFRVVAKFMGRLWEARFDHSPLDVVAWHGNYAPYKYDLAKFNCINTVSFDHPDPSIYTVLTSPSEIPGTANVDFVVFPPRWIVAEHTFRPPWFHRNFMNEFMGLIRGEYDAKAEGFVPGGCSLHNCMSGHGPDAASYEKASTADLKPQYLGDTLAFMFETRFVCRPTQFALDTAELQHEYYTCWQELKKNFNPSSR; via the coding sequence ATGTCAAAAGCAGAAGCAGATGGAGTGCAGTACCTCAGCGGTTTCGGAAATGAATTCGCCACCGAGGCCTTAGCGGGCGCACTGCCCGTCGGCCAGAACTCGCCACAGCAGGCGCCATTCGGTTTGTACGTCGAGCAACTCAGCGGGACGCCGTTCACTGCGCCGCGCGTAAGCAATCGGCGCACCTGGCTGTACCGCATACGTCCTTCGGTGATGCATCCGCCCTATCAACCCATACAGAGCCGACTGCTGCGCAGCACACCCTTCGATGAAGCGGTCACTTCGCCCAATCAGTTGCGGTGGAATCCCCTGCCCATTCCGCAGGAAGCTACCGATTTCGTTGATGGCCTTACGACCGTTGCCGGAAACGGAGACTTGTCGGCTCACTCCGGCGTCGCGATCCATATATATGTAGCGAACCGCTCTATGACCGACCGTTTTTTCTATGATGCAGATGGAGAGCTGCTTATTGTTCCCCAGCTTGGTCAGCTCGTAATCCATAGCGAAATGGGAAAGATCGCCGTGTCGCCGGGCGAGATTTGCGTCGTCCAGCGTGGCATTAAGTTTCGCGTGGAACTCATTGATTCGGAAGCTCGGGGCTATGTCTGCGAAAACTACGGCGCACTTCTTCGTCTTCCTGACATGGGGCCTATTGGCGCGAACGGACTGGCGAATCCGCGCGACTTCCAGACGCCGGTCGCAGCCTATGAAGACCGCGAGGGCGACTTCCGAGTGGTTGCCAAATTCATGGGGCGGCTCTGGGAGGCGCGCTTCGACCATTCGCCGCTGGACGTCGTCGCCTGGCATGGCAACTACGCGCCCTACAAGTACGATCTCGCAAAGTTCAATTGCATCAACACCGTAAGCTTCGACCACCCCGATCCATCCATTTACACCGTGCTCACCTCGCCCTCGGAAATCCCCGGTACCGCAAACGTGGATTTCGTCGTCTTTCCGCCGCGATGGATCGTGGCCGAACACACGTTCCGCCCGCCATGGTTCCATCGCAACTTCATGAATGAATTTATGGGGCTCATCAGGGGCGAGTACGACGCAAAGGCCGAAGGTTTCGTACCCGGTGGTTGCAGCCTGCACAACTGCATGAGCGGACATGGGCCGGATGCGGCGAGCTACGAGAAGGCATCAACTGCCGATTTGAAACCACAGTATCTGGGCGACACACTGGCTTTCATGTTTGAGACGCGATTCGTTTGCCGTCCGACGCAGTTCGCGCTCGACACGGCTGAACTCCAGCACGAGTACTACACTTGCTGGCAGGAATTAAAGAAGAACTTCAATCCGAGTTCGCGATAA
- a CDS encoding plasmid partition protein ParG has protein sequence MAEVKVKRMNINVEVTLHDAFKAATAARGVNMTDVLLQFIEDYVAKNGVSPKKKTGRK, from the coding sequence ATGGCAGAAGTGAAGGTGAAACGAATGAACATCAACGTGGAAGTCACCCTGCACGACGCCTTCAAGGCGGCGACCGCCGCCCGAGGCGTCAATATGACCGACGTCCTTCTCCAGTTCATAGAAGACTACGTAGCGAAGAACGGTGTATCGCCGAAGAAGAAGACGGGGCGCAAATGA
- a CDS encoding ABC transporter ATP-binding protein, whose translation MGDSSEIAISCRGLRKTYEGKVEAVRGLDLEIARGECFGLLGPNGAGKTTTIEILEGLLKPTAGEVRIFGLTWREHERQLREMLGISLQETRLAEKLTVRETIDLFASFYREPRSSQQVLEQLSLTEKADSWVGKLSGGQRQRLAVATALVGNPRILFLDEPTTGLDPQSRHQLWEIVRTFQQRGGTVLLTTHYMDEAERLCDRIAVVDHGNIIALGAPQDLIARLSGHHVIEVAAAGDGVAPEFWRKLPGVNDAHEEDGRMFLNVREPHETIPALLAAVQSHGWKLEHLTTRQASLEDVFVNLTGRHLREA comes from the coding sequence ATGGGCGACAGTTCCGAAATCGCGATTTCGTGCCGTGGATTGCGCAAGACCTATGAGGGCAAGGTCGAAGCCGTCCGCGGCCTTGACCTGGAGATCGCGCGTGGAGAGTGTTTCGGCCTGCTCGGGCCAAACGGCGCAGGCAAAACAACTACCATCGAAATACTTGAAGGGTTGCTTAAACCTACCGCCGGTGAAGTGCGCATCTTTGGACTGACATGGCGCGAGCACGAACGGCAGTTGCGCGAGATGCTTGGCATTTCACTGCAGGAAACCAGGCTCGCCGAAAAACTCACGGTCCGGGAAACCATCGATCTTTTTGCGAGCTTCTACCGCGAGCCGCGCTCGTCGCAACAGGTGCTCGAACAACTCTCGCTAACCGAGAAGGCGGATAGCTGGGTGGGCAAGCTCTCGGGCGGTCAACGCCAACGGCTCGCGGTCGCGACTGCGCTCGTCGGCAATCCTCGTATCCTCTTTCTTGACGAGCCCACGACAGGGCTGGATCCACAGAGCAGACATCAGCTGTGGGAAATTGTACGCACCTTCCAGCAGCGCGGCGGGACCGTACTGCTGACTACGCACTACATGGATGAAGCCGAGCGCCTGTGCGACCGCATCGCCGTGGTCGATCACGGCAACATCATCGCCTTAGGTGCGCCGCAGGACCTGATTGCACGGCTCAGCGGACACCACGTCATCGAGGTGGCGGCGGCGGGCGACGGTGTTGCTCCGGAGTTCTGGCGAAAGTTGCCGGGCGTAAACGACGCGCACGAAGAGGACGGACGCATGTTCCTGAATGTCCGAGAACCCCACGAGACCATTCCTGCGCTGCTCGCCGCCGTTCAGTCGCATGGCTGGAAGCTTGAGCACCTCACGACCAGGCAAGCAAGCCTGGAGGACGTGTTCGTTAACCTCACGGGACGACATTTGCGGGAAGCGTGA
- the hppD gene encoding 4-hydroxyphenylpyruvate dioxygenase has protein sequence MDNHLKLKKVHHLEFWVGNAKQAEYYYRKGFGFSQVAYRGLETGDREETSYVLRQHKTNFVLTTPLKPDHPAMQHICKHGDGVRDIALQVEDADFAFEEAIRRGATPVMQPHELKDENGTVRRAAIQTYGDTIHSLISYKDYSGAFLPGYKESRVPGEDVGILRIDHIVGNVELGKMNYWADFYKDVFGFHRYISFDDKDIATDYSALMSIVMSDDSYSVKFPINEPAPGRRKSQIDEYLEAYYGPGVQHIALLTTDVLETVANLQANGVEFLRVPDAYYDTLPSRVGEISESIDAIRQLGILVDRDEEGYLLQIFSKPVEDRPTVFVEVIQRKGSRGFGKGNFKALFEAIELEQARRGNL, from the coding sequence ATGGACAACCATCTGAAATTGAAGAAGGTCCACCATCTTGAGTTCTGGGTGGGCAACGCCAAGCAGGCGGAGTACTACTACCGCAAGGGATTCGGATTCTCTCAAGTTGCGTATCGTGGTCTGGAGACGGGCGATCGCGAAGAAACCTCGTACGTCCTGCGGCAGCACAAGACCAACTTCGTCCTGACCACGCCCTTGAAGCCCGATCATCCGGCTATGCAGCACATCTGCAAACACGGCGATGGCGTTCGGGATATCGCCCTGCAGGTGGAGGATGCCGACTTCGCCTTCGAAGAGGCTATACGTCGTGGCGCGACGCCTGTCATGCAACCGCATGAGCTGAAGGACGAGAACGGAACCGTGCGCCGCGCGGCCATTCAAACCTACGGTGACACTATTCACTCGCTCATTTCCTACAAGGATTACAGCGGGGCGTTCCTGCCCGGGTACAAGGAGTCGCGCGTTCCGGGCGAGGACGTTGGCATTCTCCGTATAGACCATATCGTCGGCAACGTCGAACTCGGAAAGATGAACTACTGGGCCGATTTCTACAAAGACGTTTTCGGATTCCACCGCTACATCAGCTTCGACGACAAGGACATCGCGACGGACTACTCGGCGCTCATGAGCATCGTCATGTCAGACGATTCGTACTCCGTGAAGTTTCCCATCAATGAGCCAGCGCCAGGGCGTCGCAAGAGTCAGATTGACGAGTATCTCGAGGCCTACTATGGCCCCGGGGTGCAGCACATCGCGCTGCTCACAACGGACGTACTTGAGACCGTCGCCAACCTGCAGGCTAATGGCGTCGAATTTCTGCGCGTGCCAGATGCATACTATGACACGCTTCCCAGCCGCGTCGGCGAGATCAGCGAGTCCATCGATGCCATTCGGCAACTCGGAATTCTCGTCGATCGCGATGAAGAGGGTTATCTTCTCCAAATTTTCTCGAAGCCGGTCGAAGACCGTCCAACTGTTTTCGTTGAGGTCATTCAGCGGAAGGGAAGTCGTGGTTTCGGCAAAGGCAACTTCAAGGCCCTGTTTGAAGCGATCGAACTCGAGCAGGCACGTCGCGGCAATCTGTAG
- the fahA gene encoding fumarylacetoacetase, producing MIYDINETHDPYIQSWVESANISGTDFPLQNLPFGVFLSGNSKGRPRVGVAIGNQVLDMSAAEIEGLFLGEASTAAGACASETLNDLMALGRRHWSALRRRLHQLLRADAPAGDRQRVQRHLVPMHEVEMLVPARIGDYTDFYASVYHATNVGTMFRPDNPLLPNYKYVPIGYHGRASSIVVSGTPVRRPKGQTRDDAAKPPVFGPSKRLDYEAEIGAFVGPANDLGDPVPLGAAESHLFGLCVVNDWSARDIQTWEYQPLGPFLAKNFATTTSPWVVTMEALAPFRTSAFRRFDGDPAPLPYLANDDDQRNGGVDLFLEVYLSSEQMRERDFEPMRLSRGNFRDMYWTLAQMLAHHTSTGCNLRPGDLLASGTVSGNTSGSRGCLLELTWRGSEALQLPTGETRQFLKDGDEVTMHAYCEREGCTRIGFGECTGVIIG from the coding sequence ATGATTTACGACATTAACGAGACGCACGATCCCTATATTCAATCCTGGGTCGAGTCGGCGAACATATCTGGCACGGATTTCCCTTTGCAGAATCTTCCGTTCGGAGTCTTCCTGTCAGGCAATAGTAAAGGAAGGCCGCGAGTAGGCGTTGCCATCGGCAACCAGGTGCTGGATATGTCCGCCGCCGAGATCGAAGGCTTGTTTCTGGGCGAAGCGAGCACCGCAGCAGGAGCATGTGCGAGCGAAACGTTGAACGACCTGATGGCGCTGGGCCGACGGCATTGGTCTGCCCTCCGCCGGCGTCTCCATCAACTCCTCAGGGCAGACGCTCCCGCCGGCGACAGGCAGCGAGTGCAGCGCCATCTCGTTCCCATGCACGAGGTCGAGATGCTCGTGCCCGCACGCATCGGCGACTACACAGATTTCTACGCCTCCGTTTACCACGCAACGAACGTTGGGACGATGTTCCGGCCCGACAATCCACTGTTGCCCAACTACAAGTATGTGCCGATCGGCTATCACGGGCGCGCCTCGTCCATCGTCGTGAGTGGCACTCCGGTTCGCCGTCCTAAAGGACAGACACGCGACGACGCCGCTAAGCCTCCGGTCTTTGGGCCAAGCAAACGACTGGACTACGAGGCAGAAATCGGCGCGTTCGTCGGTCCCGCGAACGACCTGGGCGACCCCGTCCCGCTTGGTGCCGCGGAGTCCCATCTCTTTGGCCTCTGTGTCGTCAACGACTGGTCCGCACGTGACATTCAGACGTGGGAGTACCAACCGCTCGGTCCGTTCCTGGCGAAGAACTTCGCTACAACAACCTCGCCATGGGTCGTCACCATGGAAGCGCTCGCGCCTTTTCGAACCAGTGCCTTCCGCCGCTTCGATGGCGATCCTGCGCCGCTGCCCTATCTCGCCAATGACGACGACCAGCGCAACGGTGGAGTCGATCTGTTTTTGGAGGTTTACCTCAGCTCAGAGCAGATGCGCGAGCGCGACTTCGAGCCCATGCGCCTCAGCCGAGGCAATTTCCGCGATATGTACTGGACGCTCGCGCAGATGCTCGCGCATCACACGAGCACCGGGTGCAACCTGCGTCCCGGCGATCTGTTGGCAAGCGGCACCGTGAGTGGAAACACAAGCGGATCACGTGGATGCCTGCTGGAATTGACATGGCGCGGCAGTGAGGCTTTGCAGTTGCCCACGGGCGAAACTCGCCAATTCTTGAAAGACGGCGATGAGGTCACGATGCACGCATACTGCGAGCGCGAAGGCTGCACGCGAATCGGCTTCGGCGAGTGCACAGGCGTTATCATCGGATGA
- a CDS encoding helix-turn-helix domain-containing protein: MSFNSGNTRPYNADGAAIPPSVFNTQQQAASHVPPTSRELQRFIERKRYQELGYELPMNSKEAAAYIGYHQKTVERMAREGEIPAHPASGVRRKTWKFYASELDAWLRGKVSSRRHPCSPNGKDTVQ; the protein is encoded by the coding sequence ATGTCGTTCAACAGCGGTAATACACGGCCCTATAACGCAGATGGTGCGGCGATTCCGCCGTCCGTCTTCAACACTCAGCAGCAAGCCGCCAGCCACGTTCCGCCGACGTCGCGCGAACTCCAGCGGTTCATCGAACGCAAGCGGTATCAGGAACTCGGCTACGAACTCCCGATGAACAGCAAGGAAGCAGCCGCGTACATCGGCTACCACCAGAAGACGGTCGAGCGCATGGCGCGCGAGGGGGAAATTCCCGCACATCCTGCCTCGGGCGTACGTCGCAAGACGTGGAAATTTTACGCCTCCGAACTGGACGCATGGCTTCGCGGCAAGGTAAGCTCACGTCGCCATCCGTGTTCGCCTAACGGAAAGGACACCGTTCAGTGA
- a CDS encoding site-specific integrase, whose product MRRARYQYGTVELSPRSQGPAVWVYRWREPGPQGKSIRRTLVLGTTEKIKTKAQALKAAEGCRLKVNDDYATTRVITFGALIDRFILEEHLHEAKDRNRSVGLVAEDEAFNYELLEPSTASSYLSMIKVHIRPRWEKVPLEDVKPGKVETRLKSIDREPKTKGHLKELMHRLFEKAMLWELLPIDRNPMELVTVKGISKRAKKPTVLTVEQCLIIISLLPEPYRTMVMVAICTGLRVSEILALRWSRIDFENLTVTVRVKVVNGRVGRVKTEYSEDELPLDPEFAAVLLNWKSRCPKSPGDWVFPSPFTDRCYHAGPIQQDYIRPAGKKAGGVSVGWHTFRHTYRTWLDATGAPVGVQQKLLRHADIGTTMKYGNALMESKRDANSKVVRMARPLLQQAHA is encoded by the coding sequence GTGAGGCGAGCACGTTATCAGTACGGGACCGTGGAGTTGAGTCCGCGGTCCCAAGGTCCCGCAGTCTGGGTCTATCGTTGGCGGGAGCCCGGCCCCCAGGGGAAGAGCATCCGCCGCACCTTGGTTCTCGGCACAACTGAGAAGATCAAGACGAAGGCCCAGGCGCTGAAAGCAGCCGAGGGATGTCGGCTGAAAGTGAATGACGACTACGCGACGACGCGCGTGATCACATTCGGAGCATTGATCGACCGGTTCATCCTCGAAGAGCATTTACACGAAGCGAAGGATCGAAACCGCTCGGTGGGGCTCGTAGCAGAGGATGAGGCGTTCAACTACGAACTTCTCGAGCCTTCTACGGCGAGTTCTTACCTGTCGATGATCAAGGTGCATATCCGTCCGCGGTGGGAGAAAGTCCCGCTTGAGGACGTCAAGCCTGGGAAGGTGGAAACTCGGCTCAAGAGCATCGATCGCGAGCCGAAGACAAAAGGCCACCTGAAGGAGCTGATGCACCGGCTCTTTGAAAAGGCAATGTTGTGGGAGCTGTTGCCTATCGATCGTAATCCGATGGAGTTGGTAACGGTCAAGGGCATCAGCAAGCGAGCGAAAAAGCCGACCGTGCTCACGGTTGAGCAATGCCTCATCATAATCTCGCTCTTGCCAGAGCCGTATCGCACGATGGTGATGGTCGCCATCTGCACCGGCCTGCGCGTGAGCGAGATCCTGGCGTTGCGCTGGAGCCGCATCGACTTCGAGAACCTGACGGTGACAGTGAGGGTGAAAGTGGTCAACGGGCGTGTCGGTCGCGTGAAGACCGAGTACTCCGAAGACGAGCTTCCACTTGATCCGGAGTTCGCAGCAGTACTGCTCAATTGGAAGAGCCGTTGCCCGAAGTCGCCGGGCGACTGGGTTTTTCCGAGCCCGTTCACCGACCGTTGCTACCATGCCGGCCCCATTCAGCAGGACTACATCCGTCCTGCTGGAAAGAAAGCCGGGGGCGTGTCGGTCGGCTGGCACACGTTCCGTCACACGTACCGTACGTGGCTCGACGCGACCGGAGCCCCCGTTGGCGTTCAGCAGAAGTTGCTTCGTCACGCGGACATCGGCACGACGATGAAGTACGGGAACGCGTTGATGGAATCGAAACGCGATGCGAACAGCAAGGTCGTTCGCATGGCACGTCCGCTCCTGCAACAAGCACACGCGTAG
- a CDS encoding recombinase family protein → MKRAALYMRVSTVDQHPETQLHDLRGLVAQRGFQVVQEYTDKISGAKAKRPGLDQLLADARRGKFDIVIVWAFDRMARSVRHFLEVLDDLNQLQIEFISFRENVDTSGPLGRALVVIIGAIAELERNLIIERVRAGMRRARLEGRRIGREPLNVDRQALLRDRGRGMSLTDLAKAYRISRTSVCRVLREHRADDLVPKGVVPAPLQVQENTRGEIPA, encoded by the coding sequence ATGAAGCGAGCGGCCCTGTACATGCGCGTCTCCACCGTCGATCAGCACCCCGAAACGCAACTGCACGACCTGCGCGGCCTCGTCGCGCAGCGCGGTTTCCAAGTCGTCCAGGAATACACCGACAAAATCTCCGGCGCTAAGGCAAAGCGCCCCGGCCTCGATCAACTCCTGGCAGATGCGCGCCGCGGCAAGTTCGACATCGTGATCGTGTGGGCGTTCGACCGCATGGCGCGGTCGGTCCGCCACTTCCTCGAGGTACTCGATGACCTAAACCAACTGCAAATCGAGTTCATCAGCTTCCGCGAGAATGTCGATACATCGGGCCCGCTCGGCCGCGCCCTAGTCGTCATCATCGGGGCGATCGCCGAGCTCGAGCGCAACCTCATCATCGAACGTGTGCGCGCCGGCATGCGCCGTGCCCGGCTCGAAGGCCGGCGCATCGGCCGCGAGCCGCTGAACGTCGATCGCCAAGCCCTACTTCGTGACCGCGGCCGCGGCATGAGCCTCACCGACCTGGCGAAGGCCTACCGGATCTCGCGCACAAGCGTGTGCCGCGTCCTCCGCGAACACCGTGCCGACGACCTAGTGCCCAAAGGGGTCGTTCCGGCGCCTCTGCAAGTGCAAGAAAACACGCGGGGAGAAATCCCCGCGTGA